AGTTCCGTCTGTGGCATACCAGATCACTTTCACAGAATCAGGATTACCTCCTGGGACTCTGTGGTCAGTTACCTTAAACGGCATTACAGAAACGTCTAAAACTAACACTATAACTTTCAACGAACCAAACGGAGTTTATGAATACACTGTCACACCGTTCCAAGATTATACGGTTTCGCCGTCATCAGGTAAAATAACTGTAAGCAATTCCAACGTTATCCAGCAAATAGTCTTTACTCAAGTATCTACTGGCCAGACATCTACTAGTACTTCAACGCAGAGTACTCCAAGTAGCACTTCAACGTTGCCTATCACCAGAACTTCAACCAGTCAGACATCAACGTCGTCAAGCCAACCTGCTGTTATACCTAATATAACCACTATTACGGGTGTGTCTATCACCTACATCTTATTAGGTGCTATGATGATAATAATCTTATTATTAGTAGTAATAATGATACTGGTCTTGAGAAGACATTAGGTAGTTTAATTAAGTCTGTACCGCAGGAAAACCCATGATTGAAATGCCTACAATAGAGAGGACAATGAGTGTCCCTATCATAGAGAAGGCATTTTAAGTAAATCCTCTCCTATATTCCTGTCCTCACCCTTTCAGGACTTAACGTAAGGCGGGAGTTTAAGGTAAATCAGTTTTTCTTTAACCGCCTTTGGCTGTATATACGTTTATAACCATCTGATCCACGTCTATTATAAATACAACAGTTACCATAAAGCAGCAACCTTATTTGCAGCTTTGTCAATTTCTTTAGGCGTTGAGCTTCCAAGTTTTTAAAATTCTAAATCGCGTTAATGAGTTTAACTTTAATAAAAATTGAAATATTCCACAAAGCATGAATTTAGAAAATGTTAAAGAGTGCTGTTTTAAATATATCAGCACTACGATTTACTCCCAATAGATAACGGTATTGAGCGATGCTTATTTAAGGGGGATACAGTATATTTCGCTCCTGATATAATATTGCCCTAAATTATCGAATAAGATGACTGTATGAGAGTACAACTCAAAATTGAAGTGACCCACAAAGCAATAATTTCATATAAGTTTAAAAATAGGCAAAACTTAAATTAATATGAGGTGAATTAGAGTATTGAAATCGGTTTCCTGGCAAGGTATAGTACCCTATACACGTCAGGAAATCATCAGTAGGGTAGAACCACTACTTAGCACTAATAATTACAGAATCGACACGTCAAAAACAACAGAAAATACGCTAAGATATGTGGATGGAAGGGAATACAATAAGGTTCTGTTTATCTTGTTACTTGTGCTTATCCCATTTACATTTGGCATTAGTGGTCTGGTTGCGTTAGTATATTATTTAACTAGAAAAAAGAACGTATTGGAGATAACTATAAGGGAAGACCCTAACGGGACCGCAATAATGGGTAATGCTAACGGGGTAGGTGCCATTAGAGTGTTGAGCACTTTGACCCAGATGTTAAGCTCATCACTGATGCCGGGCTCATTGCCACCTTTCGTCGTGAACAGCACTCGCTCTTATAGGAAAGTAGTGACTGGCGCATTTCTGCTAGTACTTGGTATAGCCATTCTAATATTGGACGCAATATCGATTAAGTGTGGCGGAGTCTTTTTTATCTCGTTAGCTCCATTCGTAGCATCAGCCTACTACTTTAGGCAGTCTGAGAAGACTTATATAACAAACTTACCTATCTCTTACGTTAATAATCCTCCTCAAAGTAGCAGTCAACAAATACAGGGAGGTACTGGTAATGTGGAAAATAAGATTGTTAATTTCTTACCAGACAAGGTATGCCTAAACTGCGGCGCTACAGTTAAAGCGGACATGGCTTTCTGCCCGAACTGCGGTAGCCCAATTGAAAAGGTTTATGCAATAATCCATAGTCCAAATATATGGCCGGCACACAGACACATTAGAGGTTATGCAATCTTAATAACAGACAAGAGAGTTGCCGGAAGAGGATGGCACAAGCTGATGGGTGATATTGCCTATGCCCGATACTATAGCTATTACCTAGCTGGTGCAGAAAACGGGAGAGCCCCACTCTCGATAAGTATAGAAGAATACCGTAAGGCGTACGATGAGGCATATAATGTAGCCAAAAAACCCGACTTTTCCCTAGACAAGAGTATGATAACTAGAGTTATTATCAAACCTAAAGGCACTATAAGGAATGGCTATATAAACATAGAGTCACCTAACGGTACAGTAAAAATAAATATGACGTTAAAGAAAAAACATTTGAACTACAGGTTCCTTGTATCTGGATTTAAGGAATTGCTGGGCGATAACGCTGTCATAGAGTTGCAAAAGTAACGGGAAAGATCAACGTTATAGAATTATTTTCATATTATTTTATCAAATACACTAGTCTATAGACTTAGTAGAAATATTGGGGGACTGTTCTCATGTAGTCATCTTATTCGATAGGTAGTAGTGGAAATCTCGGTATAATGGGAAATGCCTTCTTTAAACGATAATTGGTATCGTCAACCAATAAGGGGGCGCGGGACTTAGAAGCGTTAAGTAGTGCTATTTTAAATACATTGGCACTACGATCTACTCCAATAAAAAGCGCCGTTAAAAGAGGCTTATTTAGAGAGTACAATATAAATGAGGGGATTAGTTTTATCAATTTGATTAGTTTACCCCTTTACTTCAATTTATAAGTAACTTATTAATGGAGAAGTGTAAGCGTTTTGGAAACACTAGCTTTTTTAACTCACTTCCGTTTCCAAGTATGGTAATCTTGGGTTAACATACGAGATTATTTTATGCTTTCCTTTTCCTTGATTAGTTAGTGAAAACGCGTTTGACACTGCTTCTAATAGTTCAGAGGCAAAATCTTTATCGAACCTCCTAGTCAGTAAATAACTAAAAACACCAAGATCTTTAACAAATTTAACTGCCTGAGCATATGAAAGCCACTTATCTGGAGTTATCATTATCGACTCCGTATCTACTACCTTAGCCCCATTCTCATTAACGACTATGTCCTTGCTTGGAATTAGACCTAGTGTATAAAAGTACTTCTTTTTCATTACCCCCACGGAAGTATTGAGTAAAACATACGAAAATTCGGCGATATTTGTGAAACATTTGACTAACCAATCCTTTATCCCGGGTCTTACAATTTCATCTGGGATTTCTTCGAAACTTACGCTGTACAACCCTTTTTGCGCTCTAAACCCGGGGTAAAATTCCCTAATTTCTTGAAATACTTTCTTTCCTCCTATCGTGTAATTATGGCTCACTGTCGCAAGCGTTTTAGTTATTAAATAAGCCTTACTAGTTCTATCAAATATGGCTGAAACTCTCTCAGAGTTCCTTGCAAACTCGTAACTTTGTCCGCCTACGGGCTTATCCCCAAACCACAGTAAATCAGGGATTATGACTGCGTCTTCTTCAGTAAAAGCCTTGAGCTTTTCCAACGCCTTTGACCTTAAATGTTGTAAGTCTTTTATTCTTGTACCTGCGCCTTTAATTTCTATGCCGTATTTAGAATTAAGTGGTATTTTTATTCCTGCACTTACCAAGGATTTATTTGGGACGTAAACGTTTCTCCCTCCACTACGATATCCCTCTACTTCAACTACTTCTGTCCTTCCTCCTTTAGGCAATTCTATATATTTTAATAAAGAATTAGGTAAAAATACAGGGATATCTGTGTCTTTTTCTATTATTGCTACTAACGTTTCTTTATTCTTTTCATTCTCTATTTCATGGAGAACGAATTCACTTATTGAAGTCATTCTCCATCACGTCATGAAGTCGTATCAGTAAATTGCTTTTCCATCTTAGTGATAAGAGAATAACGGGGACATAAGAAAAGAGGGGTAGTACGCCCCATTATTAAACTTAATGTTACAGACAGTAATCCGAGAAATCTACTAAGAATGATCGTTCTAGACAAGTATTGAAGGCCTAATGGAGAGTAATTTGTGAAACCCGTTTTTCTTCTTACTCTCCAAAGATACGCAGTTACAGGTCCAATATCGTAAATTATTGGTCTTCCAGTCATATTTTCAAATTCTAATATTGCAAATACGTCTGGGTCTTCGGTTAATATGTTAGATAAAGAACACAACACTCTATTATGTTCTCTCACAAAATTCTTTAATTTAATCATACAAATAATGAAATAATATATTATTTAAATCTTTCTAAAATACAGGATTGGTAGGCATACTAAAACTTACTTTCATATCAACGTTTGATTTAGAATTTTTAATAAGAACCAATGGCTTAACATCTAATTATACAATAGAGCATTTCAAAAGATTATCCTTTTATACTCATATTGTTTAATTCTATGCAATGGAGAAGTGATAAAAACGAAATATAATAAAGGAACCAAGTTAGTAAGTCTCCTATTATTGGCTCTTCTA
This genomic interval from Acidianus sp. HS-5 contains the following:
- a CDS encoding zinc ribbon domain-containing protein, producing the protein MKSVSWQGIVPYTRQEIISRVEPLLSTNNYRIDTSKTTENTLRYVDGREYNKVLFILLLVLIPFTFGISGLVALVYYLTRKKNVLEITIREDPNGTAIMGNANGVGAIRVLSTLTQMLSSSLMPGSLPPFVVNSTRSYRKVVTGAFLLVLGIAILILDAISIKCGGVFFISLAPFVASAYYFRQSEKTYITNLPISYVNNPPQSSSQQIQGGTGNVENKIVNFLPDKVCLNCGATVKADMAFCPNCGSPIEKVYAIIHSPNIWPAHRHIRGYAILITDKRVAGRGWHKLMGDIAYARYYSYYLAGAENGRAPLSISIEEYRKAYDEAYNVAKKPDFSLDKSMITRVIIKPKGTIRNGYINIESPNGTVKINMTLKKKHLNYRFLVSGFKELLGDNAVIELQK